The proteins below are encoded in one region of Sphaerodactylus townsendi isolate TG3544 linkage group LG06, MPM_Stown_v2.3, whole genome shotgun sequence:
- the CLPTM1 gene encoding cleft lip and palate transmembrane protein 1 encodes MAARETEVVAVVAPGAGPEQQVTSNGTAGGGDGVAETQQPNQPPQQAPNAWQVIKGVLFRIFIIWAISSWFRRGPAPQDQTTPGGAPRLPSRNLFAKDTLMDLYVYISEHEHFTDFNASESLFWEKRDLVYGDWSSGENSDGCYEHHADLSVPESVQHNGSIYIHVYFTKSGLHPDPKQKNSYKRLSTVHTSRMINKYKRRRFQKTKNLLTGETEADPEMIKRAEDYGPVEVISHWHPNLTINIVDDHTPWVKGSVPPPLDQYVKFDAVSGDYYPILYFNDYWNLQKDYFPINETLERLPLRLSYCPLSLWRWQLYAAQSTKSPWNFLGEDLYEQSDEEQDSVKVALLETNPYLLALTIVVSIVHSIFEFLAFKNDIQFWNSRQSLEGLSVRSVFFGVFQSLVVLLYILDNETNFVVQVSVFIGLLIDLWKITKVMDVRMAFRYLSWILFPLLGCYAVYSLLYMEHKGWYSWVLSMLYGFLLTFGFITMTPQLFINYKLKSVAHLPWRMLTYKALNTFIDDLFAFVIKMPMMYRIGCLRDDVVFFIYLYQRWIYRVDLSRVNEFGISGETQASRTSQSTDQQDGAPVLPAITEGAANGAPPAVTEGAADQEPSAGSTGLPDGVPQAPPSKTAEEKKKD; translated from the exons GATCTTTATCATTTGGGCCATCAGCAGTTGGTTCCGTCGTGGGCCGGCACCACAGGACCAAACCACCCCTGGCGGGGCACCTCGGTTGCCGAGCCGCAACCTTTTCGCTAAAGACACTTTAATG GATCTTTATGTCTACATCTCAGAGCATGAGCACTTTACAGATTTCAACGCCTCCGAGTCGTTGTTTTGGGAGAAGCGGGATCTTGTCTACGGGGACTGGAGCAGTGGCGAAAATTCGGACGGGTGCTATGAGCACCATGCCGACCTGAGCGTccctgag agcgtCCAACACAACGGCTCCATCTACATCCACGTGTACTTCACGAAGAGCGGCCTCCATCCCGATCCAAAGCAGAAGAACTCCTACAAGCGACTCTCCACAGTGCACACGTCACGAA TGATAAATAAGTACAAGCGCAGACGGTTCCAGAAAACCAAGAACCTGCTAACAGGGGAGACAGAAGCGGATCCTGAAATGATCAAG AGAGCTGAAGATTACGGTCCCGTGGAAGTGATATCCCACTGGCACCCGAACCTCACCATCAATATTGTGGATGACCACACGCCGTGGGTGAAGGGCAGCGTCCCCCCTCCTTTGGATCAGT ATGTCAAGTTTGATGCAGTGAGTGGCGACTACTACCCTATCCTGTATTTCAACGACTACTGGAACCTGCAGAAAGACTACTTCCCCATCAACGAGACACTGGAGCGCTTGCCCCTCCGCCTCTCCTACTGCCCGCTGTCGCTGTGGCGCTGGCAGCTTTACGCTGCCCAGAGCACCAAGTCCCCCTGGAATTTCCTGGGCGAGGACCTGTACGAGCAGTCGGACGAGGAGCAGGACTCCGTGAAG GTTGCTCTTTTGGAAACGAATCCATACCTGCTAGCTTTGACCATTGTAGTTTCTATTGTGCACAGCATATTTGAATTCCTCGCTTTCAAAAATG aTATCCAGTTCTGGAACAGCAGGCAGTCTCTGGAGGGGCTTTCTGTCCGCTCCGTGTTCTTCGGCGTGTTCCAGTCGCTCGTGGTCCTGCTGTATATCCTGGACAATGAAACCAACTTTGTGGTGCAAGTCAGCGTCTTCATTGGGCTCCTCATTGACCTCTGGAAGATCACTAAGGTCATGGACGTCAGG ATGGCTTTCCGGTATCTCTCGTGGATCCTCTTCCCGCTCCTGGGTTGCTATGCTGTGTATAGCCTCCTCTACATGGAACACAAAGGCTGGTACTCCTGGGTTCTCAGCATGCTGTACGGATTCCTCTTGACCTTCG GCTTCATCACCATGACGCCTCAGCTGTTCATTAACTACAAGCTGAAGTCGGTCGCTCACCTCCCCTGGAGGATGCTCACCTACAAAGCCCTCAACACCTTCATTGACGACCTCTTTGCCTTCGTCATCAAGATGCCCATGATGTACAGAATAGGCTGCCTTCGAGACG ATGTCGTTTTCTTCATTTACCTCTACCAGCGGTGGATCTACCGGGTGGATCTAAGCCGTGTCAACGAGTTCGGGATCAGCGGGGAGACACAAGCATCTCGGACATCACAAAGCACGGATCAGCAAGACGGTGCCCCCGTGCTGCCGGCCATCACGGAAGGGGCCGCCAACGGAGCACCCCCAGCAGTGACAGAGGGAGCGGCCGATCAGGAGCCCTCGGCTGGCTCAACAGGCTTGCCAGACGGTGTTCCCCAAGCGCCACCCTCGAAaacagcagaagagaagaagaaagattaA